In a single window of the Phaeobacter sp. G2 genome:
- the hisG gene encoding ATP phosphoribosyltransferase, with translation MSLKLGVPSKGRLMDKTFDWFAKRGVTLARTGSEREYAGAIEGVEGMELVLLSAGEIPRELAAGRIHLGVTGTDLVQEKLPLWEQQLEELEPLGFGHADLILAVPQCWIDVDTLDDLDAVAAAFRKTHGHRLRIATKYHRLVREFLTEAGVADYQLVDSQGATEGTVKNETAEMVADITSTGETLRANHLKLLSDGLVLQSQATLWRSRVASYSEAERVALKALSELIHG, from the coding sequence ATGAGCCTGAAACTGGGTGTGCCGTCCAAGGGGCGGCTGATGGATAAGACCTTTGATTGGTTTGCCAAACGGGGCGTGACCCTGGCGCGGACCGGGTCGGAACGGGAATATGCCGGTGCCATCGAAGGGGTTGAAGGCATGGAGCTGGTGCTGCTCTCGGCGGGGGAAATCCCGCGGGAGCTGGCGGCAGGCCGCATTCACCTGGGCGTGACCGGCACCGATCTGGTGCAGGAAAAACTGCCGCTCTGGGAGCAACAGCTTGAAGAGCTGGAGCCACTTGGCTTTGGCCATGCGGATTTGATCTTGGCGGTGCCGCAGTGCTGGATCGATGTGGATACGCTGGATGACCTGGATGCGGTTGCGGCGGCTTTTCGCAAAACCCATGGTCACCGCCTGCGGATTGCCACCAAATACCACCGCCTGGTGCGTGAGTTCCTCACCGAGGCCGGAGTGGCAGATTACCAGCTGGTCGACAGCCAGGGTGCCACTGAAGGCACGGTGAAGAATGAAACCGCAGAGATGGTGGCCGATATTACTTCCACCGGCGAGACCCTGCGGGCCAATCACCTCAAACTGCTGTCGGATGGTTTGGTATTGCAAAGCCAGGCGACCCTGTGGCGCAGCCGTGTGGCCTCCTATTCGGAAGCGGAACGCGTCGCGCTGAAGGCGCTGTCAGAGTTGATCCACGGCTGA
- the hisS gene encoding histidine--tRNA ligase: MAKIKKQPRPKAVTPKGFRDYFGEEVTQRSEMLRAIAGVYHHYGFEALESAAVETVEALGKFLPDVERPNAGVFAWQEVDENDPDSNKGDWMALRYDLTAPLARVYAQHRNDLPSPYRRYAMGPVWRNEKPGPGRYRQFYQCDADTVGTASMAADAEICMMLSDTLETVGIPRGDYLVRVNNRKVMNGVLEVMGLGDDQLARDNVLRTIDKFDKVGEAGVRELLTKGRLDASGAYIDGVGLSADQAEPVIAFLTSKADTAAKTFENLRAAVGASKVGAEGIGELEQIGDLMAAGGYGADRIEIDPSIVRGLGYYTGPVYEAELTFEIFDDKGRKRQFGSVAGGGRYDDLVKRFTGQEVPATGMSIGVDRLLAALREKGRLSATPTGPVVVTVMDKARMADYQAMVAELRNAGIRAEVYLGNPKNFGNQLKYADKRNSPIAVIEGGDEKENGVIQIKDLILGAKISESATLEEWKERPSQFEVPRGELVAKVREILESQG; this comes from the coding sequence ATGGCCAAGATCAAGAAACAGCCCCGTCCCAAGGCGGTAACGCCCAAGGGATTTCGTGACTATTTCGGCGAAGAGGTGACACAGCGTTCTGAAATGCTGCGTGCCATCGCGGGTGTCTATCATCATTACGGGTTCGAGGCGCTGGAGAGCGCGGCGGTGGAAACCGTCGAAGCGCTGGGCAAGTTTCTGCCCGATGTTGAACGCCCCAACGCTGGTGTTTTTGCCTGGCAGGAGGTCGATGAAAACGATCCCGACAGCAACAAGGGCGACTGGATGGCGCTGCGCTATGACCTGACAGCGCCGCTGGCGCGGGTCTATGCCCAGCACCGTAATGATCTGCCCAGCCCCTATCGCCGCTATGCGATGGGGCCGGTCTGGCGCAATGAAAAACCCGGTCCCGGCCGCTATCGTCAGTTCTATCAGTGCGATGCCGATACCGTGGGCACGGCGTCTATGGCGGCAGATGCCGAAATCTGCATGATGCTGTCTGATACGCTGGAAACCGTCGGCATCCCGCGTGGTGACTATCTGGTACGGGTCAACAACCGCAAGGTGATGAACGGCGTGCTGGAGGTCATGGGGCTGGGCGATGACCAGCTGGCCCGCGACAACGTGCTGCGCACCATCGACAAATTTGACAAGGTGGGCGAGGCCGGCGTGCGTGAGCTGCTGACCAAGGGCCGTCTGGATGCCTCTGGTGCCTATATTGACGGGGTTGGTCTCAGCGCCGATCAGGCAGAGCCGGTGATTGCATTCCTCACCTCCAAGGCTGATACGGCCGCCAAGACCTTTGAGAACCTGCGCGCCGCCGTTGGTGCCTCAAAAGTGGGGGCCGAAGGCATTGGCGAGCTGGAACAGATCGGTGATCTGATGGCCGCCGGCGGCTATGGCGCTGACCGGATTGAAATTGATCCCTCGATTGTGCGGGGCCTGGGATATTACACCGGCCCGGTCTACGAGGCCGAGCTGACCTTTGAGATCTTTGACGACAAGGGGCGCAAACGGCAGTTTGGCTCTGTTGCCGGGGGCGGGCGCTACGATGATCTGGTGAAACGTTTCACCGGTCAGGAAGTGCCAGCAACGGGTATGTCCATTGGCGTTGATCGCCTGCTCGCTGCGCTGCGCGAAAAGGGCCGCCTCAGTGCCACGCCCACGGGGCCTGTTGTGGTCACAGTGATGGATAAAGCCCGCATGGCGGATTATCAGGCGATGGTGGCCGAGCTGCGCAATGCTGGCATTCGTGCCGAAGTCTACCTGGGTAATCCCAAGAATTTTGGCAATCAGCTGAAATATGCGGATAAGCGTAATTCCCCCATCGCGGTAATCGAAGGCGGCGACGAAAAGGAAAATGGCGTCATTCAGATCAAGGATCTGATCCTGGGCGCCAAGATCTCTGAAAGCGCCACGCTGGAAGAGTGGAAAGAGCGTCCCAGCCAGTTTGAAGTGCCGCGCGGCGAACTGGTCGCCAAGGTGCGCGAAATTCTAGAGAGCCAGGGCTAG
- a CDS encoding crotonase/enoyl-CoA hydratase family protein — MAATEDEMPPVDISQRDGVMTIAICRPEIRNAVGPATARALYAAFLRFEAEETAKVAVLTGRGGYFCAGFDLKSAGGGASDEWLAALDIEADWRDPVVDPRPGPMGPSRLMLSKPVIAAIEGPAVAGGMELAAWCDMRVMAEDAFAGVYCRRWGVPLIDGGTVRLPRLLGQGRANDLILTGRTLPAEEAHRIGFADRLAPTGEALDMAQALAQELTRFPQACMRADHLSARLPSQELVAALRREWRSAKAFLTEGRDGAQRFASGLGRSGDFSQI, encoded by the coding sequence ATGGCTGCAACTGAAGATGAAATGCCACCAGTAGACATCAGCCAGCGCGACGGCGTGATGACAATTGCCATCTGCCGTCCGGAAATCCGCAATGCGGTGGGGCCCGCCACAGCGCGCGCGCTTTATGCGGCCTTTCTGCGCTTTGAGGCCGAAGAAACGGCTAAGGTGGCGGTCCTGACTGGTCGGGGCGGCTACTTCTGTGCCGGCTTTGATCTCAAATCCGCAGGGGGGGGCGCATCGGATGAGTGGCTGGCCGCACTGGATATCGAGGCGGATTGGCGTGATCCCGTTGTTGATCCCCGACCCGGTCCCATGGGGCCGTCGCGGCTGATGCTGTCAAAACCGGTGATCGCCGCCATTGAAGGTCCGGCTGTGGCGGGCGGTATGGAGCTGGCGGCCTGGTGCGATATGCGGGTCATGGCGGAGGATGCCTTTGCCGGGGTGTATTGTCGCCGCTGGGGAGTGCCGCTGATTGACGGCGGCACCGTGCGCTTGCCGCGGCTTTTGGGGCAGGGCCGCGCCAATGATCTTATCCTGACGGGCCGCACCTTGCCCGCCGAGGAGGCCCACCGGATTGGCTTTGCCGACCGGCTTGCCCCAACGGGGGAAGCCTTGGATATGGCGCAGGCCCTGGCGCAGGAGCTCACCCGGTTTCCGCAGGCCTGCATGCGGGCAGATCACCTGTCGGCGCGGTTGCCCTCGCAGGAGCTGGTGGCGGCGCTGCGGCGGGAGTGGCGGTCAGCCAAGGCCTTTTTGACAGAGGGACGCGACGGGGCGCAGCGCTTTGCCTCTGGGCTGGGGCGGTCCGGCGATTTTTCTCAGATTTGA
- the dnaE gene encoding DNA polymerase III subunit alpha: MTNAPRFIHLRSHTEYSLLEGALRLKKLPDLCKKHEMPAIAVTDSNNLFSALEFSVSASNAGVQPIIGCQVDLRFVDPAPGERPQPPAPLVLLAQSETGYEHLMKLNSCLYLRQGSELPYVTLEELATNAGDVICLSGGPDGPVGRLLRQGQRPAAEELMQRLKAIFADRLYVELQRHPGEDGQPEAEKLSERGHVEMAYAMDLPLVATNDVYFPNTEMYEAHDAMICIAEGAYVDQSEPRRRLTAQHYFKSQEEMVTLFADLPEAIENTVEIAKRCAFKAYLRDPILPKFADDEVAELRRIANEGLQQRLSVIPHAVTVEEYQARLDFELNIIEGMGFPGYFLIVADFIQWAKDHNIPVGPGRGSGAGSLVAYALTITDLDPLRYSLLFERFLNPERVSMPDFDIDFCMDRREEVIKYVQEKYGRDKVGQIITFGALLSKAAVRDMGRVLQMPYGQVDRLSKLIPVEGVKPMSIVDSLKEEPRLAEEAKNEPVVDRLLKYGMQVEGLLRSAGTHAAGVVIGDRPLDALVPLYRDPRSDMPATQFNMKWVEQAGLVKFDFLGLKTLTVIQNAVDLIIQSGRDLHTAADGTPLYEPPEGAVNEINAIPLDDEPTYKLYSSAKTVAVFQVESTGMMDALKRMKPTCIEDIVALVALYRPGPMENIPTYCEVKNGLKKIESVHPLIDHILEETQGIIVYQEQVMQIAQVMAGYSLGGADLLRRAMGKKIKEAMDAERPKFEKGAGENGVPAKKASEVFDLLEKFANYGFNKSHAAAYAVVSYQTGWLKANHPVEFMAGVMNCDIHLTDKLAIYFEEVKKGLGLPYVPPCVNRSLATFNVVNGELVYALGALKNVGADVMRLVAEARIEDGIERPFVNLFDFARRVNLKKIGKRPLEMLARAGAFDQLDRNRRRVFDSLEGLVNYSNAIHEQKNSNQVSLFGEAGDDLPEPRLANTPDWLPAERLSEEFKAIGFYLSGHPLDDYMPALKRKDVMTLDEVMVKAARGPFMAKMAGVVAGRQERKSARGNRFAFAQLSDTTGGYEVTIFSDVLEKAREFLETGSKVVITAEATMESDQLKLLMRSAGPVDAAIADAGRSSLRIYLDDANAITTVATVLEDAKSAARNASPGAIYLYLQDPGLPGDVEMDLGQPFPINPQIKGALKSLEGVMEVEEI; encoded by the coding sequence ATGACAAATGCTCCACGATTCATTCACCTGCGTAGCCATACGGAATATTCCCTGCTTGAAGGTGCCCTGCGCCTGAAAAAGCTGCCGGATCTGTGCAAAAAGCACGAGATGCCGGCCATCGCGGTGACCGATAGCAACAACCTGTTCTCGGCTTTGGAGTTCTCGGTCTCTGCCAGCAATGCGGGGGTGCAGCCGATCATTGGCTGTCAGGTGGATCTGCGCTTTGTCGACCCTGCTCCGGGGGAGCGGCCGCAGCCGCCGGCGCCGCTGGTGCTGCTGGCCCAGAGCGAGACCGGCTATGAGCATCTGATGAAGCTGAACTCCTGTCTCTACCTGCGCCAGGGCAGCGAACTGCCCTATGTGACGCTGGAGGAGCTGGCGACAAACGCGGGCGATGTAATCTGCCTGAGCGGCGGACCGGATGGACCGGTGGGGCGGCTGCTGCGCCAGGGGCAGCGCCCGGCGGCAGAAGAGCTGATGCAGCGGCTCAAGGCGATTTTTGCAGATCGGCTTTATGTGGAACTGCAACGCCATCCCGGTGAAGACGGCCAGCCCGAGGCAGAAAAGCTGAGTGAGCGCGGCCATGTGGAAATGGCCTATGCCATGGACCTGCCGCTGGTGGCCACCAATGATGTCTATTTCCCCAATACAGAAATGTATGAGGCCCATGACGCGATGATCTGCATCGCCGAGGGCGCCTATGTGGACCAATCCGAACCCCGTCGCCGCCTGACCGCGCAGCATTACTTCAAAAGCCAGGAGGAAATGGTCACGCTGTTTGCGGACCTGCCCGAGGCCATTGAAAACACCGTTGAAATCGCCAAGCGCTGCGCCTTCAAAGCCTATCTGCGCGACCCGATCCTGCCCAAGTTTGCCGATGACGAGGTGGCTGAGTTGCGCCGCATCGCCAATGAAGGCCTGCAACAACGTCTGTCGGTGATCCCCCATGCGGTCACCGTTGAGGAATATCAGGCGCGGCTCGACTTCGAGCTTAATATCATCGAGGGCATGGGCTTCCCCGGCTACTTTCTGATCGTTGCCGATTTTATCCAATGGGCCAAGGATCACAATATCCCGGTGGGGCCGGGGCGGGGGTCTGGTGCGGGCTCTTTGGTGGCCTATGCGCTGACAATTACCGACCTGGACCCGCTGCGCTATTCGCTGCTGTTTGAGCGGTTCTTGAACCCGGAACGGGTGTCGATGCCCGACTTCGACATCGACTTTTGTATGGATCGCCGCGAAGAGGTGATCAAATACGTGCAAGAAAAATACGGCCGCGACAAGGTTGGCCAGATCATCACCTTTGGTGCGCTTTTGTCCAAGGCGGCAGTGCGTGACATGGGTCGCGTCTTGCAGATGCCCTATGGCCAGGTCGATCGCCTGTCGAAACTGATCCCTGTCGAAGGCGTCAAGCCGATGTCCATTGTGGACAGTCTGAAAGAAGAACCACGCCTGGCCGAAGAGGCCAAGAACGAACCGGTGGTAGACCGGCTATTGAAATACGGCATGCAGGTCGAGGGGCTGTTGCGCTCGGCCGGGACCCACGCGGCGGGGGTGGTGATTGGCGACCGGCCGCTGGATGCCTTGGTGCCGCTCTACCGCGATCCGCGATCAGACATGCCTGCAACTCAGTTCAACATGAAATGGGTGGAACAAGCCGGGCTGGTGAAATTCGACTTTCTGGGCCTGAAAACCCTGACGGTTATCCAAAACGCGGTGGATCTGATCATACAGTCGGGGCGTGATCTGCACACCGCAGCCGACGGCACCCCGCTTTATGAACCGCCCGAGGGCGCGGTGAACGAGATCAACGCCATCCCGCTGGATGATGAACCCACCTACAAGCTGTATTCCTCGGCCAAGACCGTGGCGGTGTTCCAGGTGGAATCCACCGGCATGATGGACGCGCTGAAACGGATGAAGCCAACCTGTATCGAGGACATCGTGGCGCTGGTGGCGCTCTATCGTCCCGGTCCGATGGAGAACATCCCCACCTATTGTGAGGTGAAAAACGGCCTCAAAAAGATCGAATCCGTGCATCCCCTGATCGACCATATCCTGGAGGAAACTCAGGGTATTATTGTTTACCAGGAACAGGTTATGCAGATTGCCCAGGTGATGGCGGGCTATAGCCTGGGGGGCGCTGACCTGTTGCGCCGCGCCATGGGTAAAAAGATCAAGGAGGCGATGGACGCCGAACGGCCCAAATTTGAAAAGGGTGCGGGCGAAAACGGTGTGCCTGCCAAAAAAGCCTCGGAAGTTTTTGACCTTCTGGAGAAATTCGCCAACTACGGTTTCAACAAGTCCCACGCGGCGGCCTATGCGGTGGTCTCGTATCAGACCGGCTGGCTGAAGGCGAACCACCCGGTTGAATTCATGGCCGGCGTGATGAATTGTGATATCCATCTGACGGATAAGCTGGCGATCTATTTTGAAGAGGTCAAAAAGGGCCTTGGTCTGCCCTATGTGCCGCCCTGTGTGAACCGCTCGCTGGCGACGTTCAATGTGGTCAACGGCGAGCTGGTCTATGCGCTGGGCGCGCTGAAAAACGTTGGTGCCGATGTGATGCGGCTGGTGGCGGAGGCCCGCATTGAGGACGGGATTGAGCGCCCCTTTGTCAATCTGTTCGACTTTGCCCGCCGGGTGAACCTGAAAAAGATCGGCAAACGCCCGCTGGAGATGCTGGCCCGCGCCGGTGCCTTTGATCAGCTGGACCGCAACCGTCGCCGGGTCTTTGACAGCCTCGAAGGCTTGGTGAACTATTCAAACGCGATCCATGAACAGAAGAACTCCAACCAGGTGTCCCTGTTTGGGGAGGCCGGCGATGACCTGCCGGAACCGCGTCTGGCCAATACCCCCGATTGGCTGCCAGCTGAGCGATTGTCTGAAGAGTTCAAGGCCATTGGTTTTTATCTGTCTGGCCATCCGCTGGACGACTATATGCCGGCCCTGAAACGCAAGGATGTGATGACCCTGGATGAGGTCATGGTCAAGGCTGCGCGCGGACCTTTCATGGCCAAAATGGCCGGGGTGGTTGCAGGGCGGCAAGAGCGCAAATCGGCCCGCGGTAATCGCTTTGCCTTTGCTCAGCTGTCGGATACCACCGGCGGCTATGAGGTAACGATCTTCTCGGATGTGCTGGAAAAGGCGCGCGAATTTCTCGAAACCGGCTCCAAGGTGGTGATCACCGCCGAGGCCACGATGGAGAGCGACCAGCTGAAACTCCTGATGCGTTCTGCCGGGCCGGTGGACGCGGCCATTGCCGATGCCGGGCGGTCCTCGCTGCGGATCTATCTGGACGATGCGAATGCGATCACAACCGTCGCCACCGTGTTGGAAGACGCCAAATCCGCCGCCCGCAACGCCAGCCCGGGGGCGATCTACCTCTATCTACAGGACCCTGGCCTGCCCGGGGATGTGGAGATGGACCTGGGCCAGCCCTTCCCGATCAACCCGCAGATCAAAGGCGCGTTGAAATCACTGGAAGGGGTGATGGAGGTTGAGGAGATTTAG
- a CDS encoding SlyX family protein, with the protein MQALEEKIAHLTRTVEELSDVVASQQTEIDRLSKRVRMLMEREAGREQGSGGAHVFGDERPPHY; encoded by the coding sequence ATGCAAGCCTTGGAAGAAAAGATCGCCCACCTGACCCGCACCGTCGAAGAGCTGAGCGACGTGGTCGCCAGCCAACAAACCGAGATTGATCGCCTGTCCAAACGGGTACGGATGCTGATGGAGCGCGAAGCTGGACGCGAGCAGGGCAGCGGCGGCGCCCATGTGTTCGGCGACGAGCGCCCACCGCACTACTAG
- a CDS encoding ATP phosphoribosyltransferase regulatory subunit, whose protein sequence is MMDRSKTLARAARLRMNFEAAGAQVVEPPLLQPAGTLLDLYGEDIRARAYVTSDAVRGEQMLRPDFTLPVVQMHMREGAEPARYTYAGEVFRRQEHDPDRASEYLQVGYEVFERDDPAAADAEVFALIALQLRGLPLRAATGDIGILMAAVEGLNTTQIRKSALMRHIWRPRRFRSLLDRYAGRSAVPESRLKLLSSESGLTGETTVLGKRSEAEVEARIALLRADAAAPPIAENELLALEALMAVRETVPFAIEQMRDIAVDLPAINPALDRLDGRIAALKARGIDIDSLDFEASYGRTSMEYYDGFVFGFYAEVRPDLPPIASGGRYDALTRQLGNGGEIPAVGGVLRPDLMLMLEEGQS, encoded by the coding sequence ATGATGGATCGCTCAAAAACACTGGCGCGGGCCGCACGGCTGCGCATGAACTTTGAGGCCGCTGGGGCGCAGGTGGTGGAGCCACCTCTGTTGCAGCCGGCCGGCACCCTGCTGGATCTCTATGGTGAGGACATTCGGGCCCGGGCCTATGTGACCTCGGACGCGGTGCGTGGCGAACAGATGCTGCGCCCGGATTTCACCCTGCCCGTGGTGCAGATGCATATGCGGGAGGGGGCCGAGCCCGCGCGCTATACCTATGCGGGCGAAGTGTTTCGCCGCCAGGAACATGATCCGGATCGCGCCAGCGAATACCTACAGGTGGGCTATGAGGTGTTTGAACGCGATGACCCTGCTGCCGCCGACGCCGAGGTCTTTGCGCTGATTGCCTTGCAACTGCGTGGCTTGCCCCTGCGGGCGGCAACCGGCGATATTGGTATTCTGATGGCTGCGGTTGAGGGGTTGAACACCACGCAGATCCGTAAATCTGCCCTGATGCGCCATATCTGGCGTCCCCGGCGGTTTCGCTCTTTGCTGGACCGCTATGCCGGCCGCAGTGCGGTACCGGAAAGCCGGTTGAAACTGCTGTCCTCGGAAAGCGGGTTGACGGGTGAGACGACGGTTCTGGGCAAGCGCAGCGAAGCGGAAGTGGAGGCGCGCATTGCGCTGCTGCGGGCCGATGCTGCGGCGCCGCCCATTGCGGAAAACGAGTTGCTGGCGCTTGAGGCGCTGATGGCGGTACGCGAAACCGTACCCTTTGCCATTGAACAGATGCGCGATATCGCGGTGGACCTGCCTGCAATCAACCCGGCCCTGGATCGTCTGGACGGGCGGATTGCGGCGCTCAAGGCGCGGGGCATTGATATTGACAGTCTGGATTTTGAGGCCTCCTACGGGCGCACCTCGATGGAATATTATGACGGGTTTGTCTTTGGGTTCTATGCCGAAGTGCGGCCGGATTTGCCTCCCATTGCCAGTGGCGGGCGCTATGATGCGCTGACGCGGCAATTGGGGAATGGCGGTGAAATCCCCGCTGTTGGGGGCGTGCTGCGCCCGGATCTGATGCTGATGCTCGAGGAGGGTCAGTCATGA
- a CDS encoding DUF1489 domain-containing protein, whose translation MDNYVNLVKLSVGTESVENLQDWQDLTGLRLPEGLPRHVTRMWPKREAEILAGGSIYWVIKGQIQCRQRILRMDEVIGEDGIRRCAIILDAKLHRTQTATKRPFQGWRYLKPEDSPADLPEGRSTEEPLPLELSQALAEIGVL comes from the coding sequence GTGGATAACTATGTCAATCTGGTGAAGCTCTCTGTTGGCACAGAAAGCGTTGAAAACCTGCAGGACTGGCAGGACTTGACCGGGCTGCGACTGCCCGAAGGACTGCCGCGTCACGTCACCCGCATGTGGCCCAAACGCGAGGCAGAGATTCTTGCTGGTGGATCAATCTATTGGGTCATCAAGGGACAGATCCAGTGCCGCCAGCGCATCCTGCGCATGGATGAGGTGATCGGCGAGGATGGTATTCGCCGCTGCGCCATTATCCTTGACGCCAAACTTCACCGCACCCAGACCGCCACCAAGCGCCCCTTTCAGGGCTGGCGCTACCTCAAGCCCGAAGACAGCCCCGCCGACCTGCCAGAAGGGCGCAGCACAGAAGAGCCTCTGCCTCTGGAGCTCTCCCAGGCTCTGGCCGAAATCGGCGTCCTCTAA
- a CDS encoding adenosylcobalamin-dependent ribonucleoside-diphosphate reductase → MSRFAAPIAAQIWDMKYRFKEADGTPIDVTVEDSWRRIARDLARAEDKPAVWEEKFYEALEDFKYLPAGRITAGAGTARQVTLFNCFVMGTVPDSMAGIFDMLKEAALTMQQGGGIGYDFSTIRPRGADVKGVAADASGPLSFMDVWDAMCRTIMSAGSRRGAMMATMRCDHPDVEAFITAKSDAARLRMFNMSVLITDDFMEAVKADGPWELQFDGKIYHTVQARDLWNKIMQATYEYAEPGVIFIDRINKANNLSYIENICATNPCGEQPLPPYGACLLGSINMARLVSNPFEASAELNQSAMQELVATAVRMMDNVVDVSKFPLEAQAAEAQAKRRIGLGVTGLADALLMLGLEYGSDEAARQTDRWLHAIARAAYLASVDLAKEKGAFPLFDAEAYLASGNMMNMDEDVREAIREHGIRNALLTSIAPTGTISLYAGNVSSGIEPVFAYAYSRKVLQKDGSRTEEEVVDYAVQMYREKFGTDAALPDYFVNAQTLPPAAHVKMQAAAQKWIDSSISKTINCPEDISFDDFKDVYMQAWDQGCKGCTTYRPNDVTGSVLSVSESADTAPGETADAPHASAQGETGAEVVYMSEPLDRPQSLEGHTYKLKWPDSEHAIYLTINDIIISDHRRPFEVFINSKNMEHYAWTLALTRMISAVFRRGGDVSFVVEELKAVFDPRGGAWVQGKYIPSILAAIGGVIETHMVKTGFLEGEGMGLKSDPQAEVVNLNAPRGKACPSCGQFDMQMIEGCMTCRSCGHSKCG, encoded by the coding sequence ATGAGCCGCTTTGCTGCCCCCATCGCCGCACAAATCTGGGATATGAAGTATCGTTTCAAGGAAGCGGACGGCACCCCCATCGATGTGACCGTGGAGGATAGCTGGCGTCGTATTGCTCGTGATCTCGCCCGCGCCGAGGACAAGCCCGCCGTCTGGGAAGAGAAGTTCTACGAGGCGCTGGAAGACTTTAAATATCTGCCCGCAGGCCGGATTACCGCTGGGGCTGGCACCGCGCGTCAGGTGACCCTGTTCAACTGCTTTGTAATGGGGACCGTACCCGACAGCATGGCGGGTATTTTTGACATGTTGAAAGAGGCGGCGCTGACCATGCAGCAGGGGGGCGGCATCGGGTATGACTTTTCGACCATTCGCCCGCGCGGCGCGGATGTCAAAGGCGTGGCGGCAGATGCTTCGGGGCCGTTGTCGTTCATGGATGTCTGGGATGCCATGTGCCGTACCATCATGTCCGCAGGCTCGCGCCGCGGCGCGATGATGGCCACCATGCGCTGCGACCATCCGGATGTTGAGGCCTTTATCACCGCAAAATCCGACGCGGCCCGTCTGCGGATGTTTAACATGTCGGTGCTGATCACCGATGATTTCATGGAAGCCGTCAAGGCGGATGGCCCCTGGGAGCTGCAGTTCGACGGTAAAATCTACCACACCGTTCAGGCGCGGGATCTGTGGAACAAGATCATGCAGGCGACTTATGAATATGCCGAGCCCGGCGTGATCTTTATTGACCGGATCAACAAGGCCAATAACCTCAGCTATATTGAAAACATCTGCGCCACCAACCCTTGCGGCGAGCAGCCGCTGCCGCCCTATGGCGCCTGCTTGCTGGGCTCGATCAATATGGCGCGCCTGGTTTCCAACCCTTTTGAAGCCTCTGCCGAGCTGAACCAAAGCGCCATGCAGGAGCTGGTCGCCACCGCCGTACGTATGATGGACAATGTGGTGGATGTATCGAAATTCCCATTGGAGGCCCAGGCCGCCGAGGCCCAGGCGAAACGCCGGATTGGCCTGGGCGTGACGGGGCTGGCCGATGCGCTGTTGATGCTGGGGCTGGAATATGGCTCGGACGAAGCGGCGCGTCAGACCGACCGCTGGCTGCATGCGATCGCCCGCGCCGCCTATCTGGCCTCGGTGGATTTGGCCAAGGAAAAGGGCGCCTTCCCGCTGTTTGATGCCGAAGCCTATCTGGCCTCGGGCAATATGATGAACATGGATGAGGACGTGCGCGAGGCTATCCGCGAACACGGTATCCGCAACGCGCTGTTGACCTCGATTGCGCCCACCGGAACCATCAGCCTCTATGCGGGTAATGTATCTTCGGGGATCGAACCGGTCTTTGCCTATGCCTATAGCCGCAAGGTTTTGCAGAAAGACGGCAGCCGCACCGAAGAAGAGGTCGTCGATTACGCAGTACAGATGTACCGGGAAAAATTTGGCACCGATGCCGCACTGCCCGACTATTTTGTCAACGCCCAGACGCTGCCACCTGCGGCCCATGTCAAGATGCAGGCCGCAGCACAGAAATGGATCGACAGCTCGATCTCCAAGACCATCAACTGCCCCGAAGACATCTCCTTTGACGACTTCAAGGATGTTTACATGCAGGCCTGGGATCAGGGCTGCAAAGGCTGCACCACCTATCGCCCCAACGATGTGACCGGGTCAGTTCTGTCTGTGTCTGAAAGCGCTGATACCGCTCCTGGTGAAACCGCAGATGCTCCCCATGCCAGCGCGCAGGGAGAGACCGGTGCCGAAGTGGTCTACATGTCGGAGCCACTGGATCGTCCACAGTCGCTGGAAGGGCACACCTATAAGCTGAAATGGCCGGATTCGGAACATGCGATCTATCTGACCATCAACGACATTATCATCAGCGATCACCGTCGGCCGTTTGAAGTCTTCATCAATTCCAAGAACATGGAGCACTATGCCTGGACCTTGGCGCTCACCCGGATGATCTCTGCGGTGTTCCGGCGCGGTGGCGATGTCTCCTTTGTGGTGGAGGAGCTGAAGGCAGTATTTGATCCACGCGGAGGGGCCTGGGTACAGGGCAAATACATTCCCTCGATTTTGGCGGCCATTGGTGGGGTGATCGAGACCCATATGGTCAAGACGGGCTTTCTTGAGGGCGAAGGCATGGGGTTGAAGTCCGACCCGCAGGCAGAGGTGGTGAACCTGAATGCCCCCCGCGGTAAGGCCTGCCCAAGCTGTGGCCAATTCGACATGCAGATGATCGAAGGCTGCATGACCTGCCGCAGCTGTGGCCACTCGAAATGTGGCTGA